From Candidatus Palibaumannia cicadellinicola, the proteins below share one genomic window:
- the ruvX gene encoding Holliday junction resolvase RuvX has product MATSGSIIAFDFGTKSIGIAIGQRITCTAQPLTAFKANDGVPNWLQIKKIINNWQPDIIIVGLPLNMDNSEQPLTNKARKFANLLQDIFDIKVVLHDERLSTVEARYELFANGGYRALKKSKIDSKSAVIILESWLKQFNEY; this is encoded by the coding sequence ATGGCAACAAGTGGTAGTATTATAGCATTCGATTTTGGTACTAAAAGTATTGGTATAGCTATTGGTCAGCGTATAACATGTACTGCACAACCACTAACTGCATTTAAAGCCAATGATGGTGTTCCTAACTGGTTACAAATAAAAAAAATTATAAATAATTGGCAACCAGATATTATTATTGTTGGCTTACCTTTAAATATGGATAATAGTGAGCAACCGCTTACGAATAAAGCACGCAAATTTGCTAATTTACTACAAGATATTTTTGATATTAAAGTAGTGTTACATGATGAACGTCTTAGTACCGTAGAAGCACGTTATGAACTATTTGCTAATGGTGGTTATCGTGCTTTAAAAAAATCAAAAATTGATTCTAAATCAGCAGTAATTATACTAGAAAGTTGGTTGAAACAATTTAATGAATATTAA
- the hemW gene encoding radical SAM family heme chaperone HemW, giving the protein MKHLPKLSLYIHIPWCIKKCFYCDFNNYLYKSNIQEQKYIDHLLLDLEQNLHFSYGRNIATIFIGGGTPSLLSINALEKLLFGISKHLLLLSNLEITIEVNPGTVTEEHLISYKNIGITRISLGVQTFNTKQLIKLGRIHQPTEATNTALLVSNIGFNSLNLDLMYGLPNQTINQSLNDLRNAIALVPQHISWYQLVIEPKTIFGYNPPQLPNEEILWDIYNQGHELLITSGYQQYEISNYAKPGYQCLHNINYWRFGDYLGIGCGAHSKLTQVDGTVLRIVKKKHPLVYMDGKYVEKYYQVSQIDLPFEYFMNRFRLLETIPRQEFTKLTSLNESTIRFALDQALSYGYIYESDTTWTITEHGKLFLNSLLELFI; this is encoded by the coding sequence ATAAAACATTTACCTAAATTAAGTTTATATATTCATATTCCTTGGTGCATAAAAAAATGTTTTTATTGCGACTTTAATAACTACTTATACAAAAGTAATATCCAGGAACAAAAGTATATAGATCATCTACTATTAGATCTTGAGCAAAATTTACATTTTTCTTATGGTCGTAATATAGCAACAATTTTTATTGGAGGAGGTACTCCAAGTTTACTTAGCATTAATGCCCTAGAAAAATTGCTATTTGGAATTAGTAAACATTTACTGCTATTATCAAACTTAGAGATTACTATAGAAGTCAATCCTGGTACAGTTACAGAAGAACATCTAATTAGTTACAAGAATATTGGCATAACAAGAATTTCTCTTGGAGTACAAACTTTTAACACAAAACAATTAATTAAACTTGGTCGTATTCATCAACCTACCGAAGCAACAAATACTGCATTATTAGTATCTAATATTGGCTTTAATAGCTTAAATCTTGATTTAATGTATGGTTTACCAAACCAAACAATTAATCAATCATTAAATGATTTACGTAATGCAATAGCCTTAGTACCACAGCATATTTCATGGTATCAGTTAGTAATAGAACCTAAAACTATCTTTGGTTATAATCCACCCCAATTACCAAACGAAGAGATACTTTGGGATATTTATAACCAAGGTCATGAATTACTAATTACATCAGGTTACCAACAATATGAAATTTCTAATTATGCAAAACCTGGTTATCAGTGCCTTCATAATATAAATTATTGGCGTTTTGGTGATTACTTAGGTATTGGTTGTGGCGCTCATAGTAAGCTTACTCAAGTAGATGGAACAGTACTACGTATTGTAAAAAAAAAACATCCACTTGTTTATATGGATGGTAAATATGTAGAAAAATATTATCAAGTATCACAAATAGATTTACCATTTGAATATTTTATGAATCGTTTTCGTTTGTTAGAAACAATCCCACGTCAAGAATTTACAAAATTAACTAGTTTAAATGAGAGCACAATACGTTTTGCTTTAGATCAGGCATTATCCTATGGATATATTTATGAAAGTGATACTACTTGGACAATCACAGAGCATGGTAAATTATTTCTTAATTCATTATTAGAATTATTTATATAA
- the mltC gene encoding membrane-bound lytic murein transglycosylase MltC — MNNTVHLLWLIPLLISCYYKKQYINHEISIKNTKGFYILMGQLSNHLEKLWGRNEVLMSGPKDYVKYINNFYTRIYINVDNGMIKIESIDRNKYINYLRKSIINILLMYNHYTNNNLLKTQPFFYGQVLDNYHQPIRLNLHAAKFADFLLQTHLKSRTSGPHNIWFININLVPNHIDHRSKKYLKIVNKISHKYGINQSLILSIIQIESSFNPYAVSNTNALGLMQIKQNSAGREVFKMKNKLGQPSRSYLLNPENNIDIGTAYLAILQNNYLNGIVNSISRRYAVIVAYNSGVSTLLKVFSPDPNKALKIINTLQPDDVYKILCTNHPSLESRSYLYKVNNLQKKYKK, encoded by the coding sequence ATGAACAATACTGTCCATTTATTATGGTTAATACCTTTATTAATATCTTGTTATTATAAAAAACAGTATATTAATCATGAGATTAGTATAAAAAATACTAAAGGTTTTTATATTTTAATGGGGCAATTATCAAATCATTTAGAAAAATTATGGGGTAGAAATGAAGTACTGATGTCAGGACCTAAAGATTATGTAAAATATATAAATAATTTTTATACCAGAATTTATATTAATGTTGATAATGGAATGATTAAAATAGAATCTATTGATAGAAATAAGTATATAAATTACTTACGTAAAAGTATTATAAATATATTATTAATGTATAATCATTACACAAATAACAATTTGTTAAAAACACAACCATTTTTTTATGGTCAAGTATTAGATAATTATCATCAACCAATTCGTTTGAATTTGCATGCAGCTAAATTTGCTGATTTTTTATTACAAACTCATCTAAAAAGTAGGACTTCGGGTCCACATAATATTTGGTTTATAAATATTAATCTAGTCCCTAACCATATAGATCATAGATCAAAAAAATATTTAAAAATAGTTAATAAAATTTCTCATAAATATGGGATCAATCAATCATTAATTTTATCCATTATACAAATAGAATCAAGTTTTAATCCTTATGCTGTCAGCAATACCAACGCTTTAGGCCTGATGCAAATTAAGCAAAATAGTGCTGGTCGTGAAGTATTTAAAATGAAAAACAAACTTGGCCAACCAAGCCGTAGCTATTTATTAAATCCAGAAAATAATATTGATATTGGGACCGCTTATTTAGCTATACTACAAAATAACTATTTAAATGGAATAGTAAATTCAATATCGAGACGCTATGCAGTTATTGTGGCTTATAATAGCGGTGTTAGCACATTACTTAAAGTATTTTCACCAGATCCCAATAAAGCATTAAAGATAATTAATACTTTACAACCAGATGATGTATACAAGATACTGTGCACAAATCATCCTTCTTTAGAATCAAGAAGTTATTTATATAAAGTTAATAACTTACAAAAAAAATATAAAAAATAA
- the rplT gene encoding 50S ribosomal protein L20, producing the protein MSRVKRGVVAHARHKKILKQANGYYGARSRVYRVAFQAVLKAGQYCYRDRRCKKRQFRKIWITRINAAVRNHNINYSSFINGLKKASIHIDRKILADIAIFDPVAFTAIVNKAKGTFAYKQLCSVRGM; encoded by the coding sequence ATGTCACGCGTAAAACGCGGTGTAGTAGCTCATGCGCGGCACAAAAAAATACTAAAACAAGCTAATGGTTACTATGGTGCTCGTTCGCGTGTTTATCGTGTTGCATTTCAGGCAGTACTAAAAGCAGGACAGTACTGTTATCGTGATCGACGTTGTAAGAAGCGTCAGTTTCGTAAAATATGGATCACACGTATTAATGCTGCTGTACGTAATCATAATATAAATTATAGTAGCTTCATTAATGGACTAAAAAAAGCATCTATTCACATAGATCGTAAAATATTAGCAGATATTGCTATCTTTGATCCAGTAGCTTTTACTGCTATAGTAAATAAAGCAAAAGGCACTTTTGCATATAAACAATTATGTAGCGTACGTGGTATGTGA
- the gloB gene encoding hydroxyacylglutathione hydrolase: MNLIRIVALQNNYIWILYNSNRECIVIDPSEAAPVLQVLKKYQFKLTNILLTHHHHDHVNGVPILLKNFFVPVYGPYETVGKGTNIIVTEGDSIILLEKKFNVFYFPGHTLGHIGFYSDPWLFCGDTVFSAGCGRIFEGTPKQMYDSFQKINKLPLHTIICCAHEYTLVNIAFANYLLPKDKAISSYQSHVKQLLAKNKNLSPTTLGLERIINIFFRCHDCYVQNVIKFYPLLGEEWRVFAILRKKRDQFPTKT; the protein is encoded by the coding sequence ATGAATCTGATTCGTATTGTAGCACTACAGAATAATTACATTTGGATTTTATATAATTCTAATAGAGAATGTATAGTTATTGATCCTAGTGAAGCAGCACCTGTTTTGCAGGTATTAAAAAAATATCAATTTAAGCTAACTAATATTTTATTAACTCATCATCATCATGATCATGTTAATGGGGTACCTATACTATTAAAAAATTTTTTTGTACCAGTTTATGGCCCGTATGAAACTGTAGGAAAAGGAACAAATATAATTGTCACTGAAGGTGATAGTATCATTCTACTAGAAAAAAAATTTAATGTTTTTTATTTTCCTGGACATACTTTAGGACATATTGGATTTTATAGTGATCCATGGTTATTTTGTGGGGATACAGTCTTTTCGGCTGGTTGTGGTCGTATTTTTGAGGGTACTCCTAAACAAATGTATGACTCTTTTCAAAAAATTAATAAATTGCCTTTACATACTATAATATGTTGTGCACATGAATATACTTTAGTTAATATAGCTTTTGCTAACTATTTATTACCTAAAGATAAAGCAATTAGTAGTTATCAATCTCATGTAAAACAGTTGCTAGCAAAAAATAAAAATTTATCACCTACAACATTAGGTTTAGAACGTATTATTAATATTTTTTTCCGTTGTCATGATTGTTATGTACAAAATGTAATTAAATTTTACCCATTATTAGGCGAAGAATGGCGTGTTTTTGCTATTTTACGTAAAAAAAGAGATCAGTTTCCAACAAAAACTTAA
- the pheS gene encoding phenylalanine--tRNA ligase subunit alpha → MLNLAELADLVAQAKKEIQSSNNQDVLKLVRIKFLGKKGYFSQQIARLRNLTPEKQPMLGAMINDAKKEVEQAIIERNNTLTLVAIKERLNNETIDISLPGRRIENGGLHPISRTILRIENFFSQLGFLIESGPEIEDSYHNFDALNIPIHHPSRANQDTFWINTNHLLRTQTSGMQIRIMQTYQPPIRMIASGRVYRNDYDQTHTPMFHQIEGLIIDKNINFTNLKSIIYELLYSFFEEKIKIRFRPSYFPFTEPAAEVDIISKNNCWLEVLGCGMVHPVILKNMNINPNIYSGCAFGIGIERMTMLRYGITDLRVFFDNDLRFLKQFK, encoded by the coding sequence ATGCTAAATCTAGCAGAACTAGCAGACTTAGTTGCACAAGCAAAAAAAGAGATACAATCTTCTAATAATCAAGATGTTCTCAAGTTAGTACGTATAAAATTTTTAGGAAAAAAAGGATATTTTTCTCAACAAATAGCTAGATTACGTAATCTAACGCCAGAAAAACAACCAATGTTAGGTGCTATGATTAATGATGCAAAAAAAGAAGTTGAGCAAGCAATAATTGAACGTAACAATACTCTCACATTGGTAGCTATTAAGGAAAGACTAAACAACGAAACTATAGACATTTCTTTACCAGGTAGACGCATAGAAAATGGTGGATTACATCCAATATCGCGTACTATTTTACGTATTGAAAATTTTTTTAGTCAACTAGGATTTTTAATAGAAAGCGGACCAGAAATAGAAGATAGTTATCATAACTTTGATGCATTAAATATTCCTATTCATCATCCATCCCGCGCAAATCAAGATACTTTTTGGATAAATACTAACCATCTATTGCGTACACAGACTTCTGGAATGCAGATTAGAATTATGCAAACTTATCAACCACCCATACGTATGATTGCATCTGGACGAGTGTACCGTAATGATTATGATCAAACTCATACTCCAATGTTTCATCAAATAGAAGGATTAATAATAGATAAAAATATTAATTTTACGAATCTAAAAAGTATTATTTATGAATTATTATATTCTTTTTTTGAAGAAAAAATAAAAATACGTTTTCGTCCTTCATATTTTCCTTTTACTGAACCTGCAGCTGAAGTAGATATCATTAGTAAGAACAACTGCTGGTTGGAAGTACTTGGTTGCGGGATGGTACATCCTGTAATATTAAAAAATATGAATATTAATCCTAATATTTATTCAGGTTGTGCTTTCGGTATTGGTATAGAGAGAATGACAATGTTACGTTATGGTATAACTGATTTAAGAGTATTCTTCGATAATGATTTACGTTTTCTAAAACAATTTAAATAA
- a CDS encoding endonuclease/exonuclease/phosphatase family protein: protein MHNVPPILYDNQQTLSKLEVPLLGSHILRVMVWNIFKQQRANWLSILHKFKNKTQLVLLQEAQTTPELMKFATSNYLSADKVPAIIFPQYSSGVMTLSTAYPVYCYPLREREPLLRIDKSALITIYPIYDKQSIMVINIHAVNFCVGINVYSKQLGPIGEHIIKHTGPVIMAGDFNAWSRKRMLALYKFAETMRLQEVNFINDQRTKVFGRPLDFIFYRNIKVNEASVLVTKASDHNPLLVAFQK from the coding sequence ATGCATAATGTACCACCTATTCTTTATGATAATCAACAAACATTAAGTAAACTAGAAGTACCTTTACTAGGATCACATATTTTAAGAGTAATGGTATGGAATATTTTTAAACAACAAAGAGCTAATTGGTTATCTATACTACATAAATTTAAAAATAAAACACAACTAGTATTATTACAGGAAGCACAAACTACTCCTGAACTAATGAAGTTTGCTACTTCAAACTATTTATCTGCAGATAAAGTACCTGCTATTATATTTCCACAATATTCTTCCGGGGTTATGACATTATCTACTGCATATCCAGTGTATTGTTATCCTTTACGTGAACGTGAACCATTATTACGTATCGATAAATCAGCATTAATAACTATATATCCTATATATGATAAGCAATCCATAATGGTAATTAATATTCATGCAGTAAACTTTTGTGTAGGTATTAATGTATATAGTAAACAACTAGGACCTATTGGTGAACATATAATTAAGCATACTGGACCAGTAATTATGGCAGGAGATTTTAATGCGTGGAGTAGAAAAAGAATGCTAGCATTATATAAATTTGCTGAAACCATGAGGTTACAAGAAGTAAATTTTATTAATGATCAACGAACAAAAGTATTTGGTAGACCTTTAGATTTTATTTTTTATCGAAACATTAAAGTTAATGAAGCATCTGTATTAGTTACTAAAGCTTCAGATCATAATCCCCTTTTAGTAGCATTCCAAAAATAA
- a CDS encoding oxidative damage protection protein produces MKKIIYCTYLKKKSEGQDFQLYPGKIGKRIFDTISKEAWEKWQIQQTMLINEQQLDMMNLFDRKYLEKEMINFLFKE; encoded by the coding sequence ATGAAAAAAATTATTTATTGTACTTATCTTAAAAAAAAATCAGAGGGACAAGATTTTCAATTATATCCAGGGAAAATAGGTAAACGTATTTTTGATACTATCTCTAAAGAAGCCTGGGAGAAATGGCAAATTCAACAAACGATGCTAATAAATGAACAACAACTTGATATGATGAATTTATTTGATCGTAAATATTTAGAGAAAGAAATGATTAATTTTTTGTTTAAAGAATAA
- the thrS gene encoding threonine--tRNA ligase, with the protein MPVITLIDGIKRKFLNPVSSLYVANDISHSLAKNCIAGCVNNRLVDAMDLITQDASLTIITNNDQAGIEIIRHSCAHLLGHAIKQLWPETKMAIGPVIDNGFYYDIDLEYALKKDDINLLEERMHELANKNYDVIKKQVSWEQARNIFKLRGEIYKIAILEENINPSSLVTLYYHEEYIDMCRGPHVPNMRFCHNFKLQKTSGAYWRGKNDNRQLQRIYGTAWSNKKQLTCYIQSLTNIRQRDHRKIGQELDLYHMQEEAPGMVYWHVDGWIIFLELENFIRNKLKIYQYQEVKSPVMIDRILWEQTGHWSNYAENIFTTSSENREYCIKPMNCPGHVQIFNQKIKSYRDLPLRIAEFGSCYRNEPSGSLHGLMRVRGFTQDDAHIFCTEEQVSNEINHNLKIIYDIYRTFGFKKILVNIATRPENRIGTDELWDKAETDLASTLTDNGITFNKLLGAGAFYGPKIEFTLLDCLNRTWQCGTIQLDFYLPQRLNAYYINANNKKKVPVMIHRAILGSIERFIGILIEEYAGFFPTWLAPTQVILMNISNNQSAYVTKLMEIISSAGIRVKTDLRNEKIGFKIREHTLRRIPYMLICGDQEMKIGQATVRTRYGKNLGSMDINELIKKLKQEINGRDLHQLEE; encoded by the coding sequence ATGCCTGTAATTACTTTAATAGATGGTATAAAGCGTAAATTTTTAAATCCAGTTTCTTCTCTATATGTGGCAAACGATATCAGTCATTCTTTAGCAAAAAATTGTATTGCTGGCTGTGTAAATAACAGGTTAGTTGATGCAATGGATTTAATTACACAAGATGCTTCTCTTACTATTATTACTAATAATGATCAAGCAGGTATAGAAATTATTCGTCATTCTTGTGCTCATTTATTAGGACATGCTATTAAACAGTTGTGGCCAGAAACAAAAATGGCAATAGGACCAGTGATAGATAATGGATTCTATTATGATATAGATTTAGAATATGCTTTAAAGAAAGATGATATTAATTTACTAGAAGAGCGTATGCATGAATTAGCTAATAAAAATTATGATGTAATTAAAAAACAAGTAAGTTGGGAGCAAGCCCGTAATATATTTAAGTTACGTGGGGAGATATATAAAATAGCAATACTTGAAGAAAATATCAATCCTTCATCTTTAGTAACACTTTACTATCATGAAGAATATATAGATATGTGTAGAGGACCGCATGTACCTAATATGCGTTTTTGTCATAATTTTAAATTACAGAAAACTTCTGGTGCTTATTGGCGTGGAAAAAATGATAATCGTCAACTACAACGTATTTATGGTACTGCATGGAGTAATAAAAAACAACTTACATGTTATATACAATCTTTAACAAATATTCGACAGAGAGATCACCGTAAAATAGGTCAAGAATTAGATCTGTACCATATGCAGGAAGAAGCTCCAGGGATGGTATATTGGCATGTTGATGGTTGGATTATTTTTCTTGAATTAGAAAATTTCATACGTAATAAACTAAAAATTTACCAGTATCAGGAAGTAAAAAGTCCAGTAATGATAGATCGAATTCTATGGGAACAAACTGGGCATTGGTCAAATTATGCTGAAAATATATTTACTACATCGTCAGAAAATCGTGAGTACTGTATTAAACCTATGAATTGTCCAGGTCATGTCCAAATTTTTAATCAAAAAATTAAATCTTATCGCGATTTACCGTTAAGAATAGCAGAATTTGGTAGTTGTTACCGTAATGAACCGTCTGGCTCATTACATGGTCTAATGCGTGTTAGGGGATTTACTCAAGATGATGCCCATATATTCTGTACAGAAGAACAAGTAAGTAATGAAATAAATCATAATTTAAAAATTATATACGATATTTATCGGACTTTTGGTTTCAAAAAAATATTAGTTAATATTGCTACACGACCAGAAAACCGTATTGGTACAGATGAATTATGGGATAAAGCTGAAACAGATCTTGCATCTACACTAACAGATAATGGTATTACTTTTAATAAATTATTAGGTGCTGGTGCTTTTTATGGACCAAAAATAGAATTTACTTTACTAGATTGCTTAAATCGTACTTGGCAGTGTGGTACAATACAACTAGATTTTTATTTACCACAGCGTTTAAACGCTTATTATATTAATGCTAATAATAAAAAAAAAGTACCAGTAATGATTCATAGAGCTATTCTGGGATCAATTGAACGTTTTATTGGGATTCTTATAGAAGAGTATGCTGGTTTTTTCCCTACTTGGTTAGCTCCAACACAAGTGATATTAATGAATATTAGTAATAATCAGTCCGCATATGTTACAAAATTAATGGAAATTATATCATCAGCAGGTATTAGAGTGAAAACAGACTTGAGAAATGAAAAAATAGGTTTTAAAATTCGCGAACATACTTTGCGTCGCATACCTTATATGTTGATTTGTGGAGATCAAGAGATGAAAATAGGTCAAGCTACTGTACGTACACGCTATGGAAAAAATCTAGGTAGTATGGATATTAATGAGCTAATTAAAAAACTAAAACAAGAAATTAATGGCCGTGATCTTCATCAATTAGAGGAATAA
- the infC gene encoding translation initiation factor IF-3 — protein sequence MRGIIVRSINRINLEILAHKVRLTGINGESIGIFTLKKALEKAEEAGVDLVEISPNAEPPVCKIMDYGKFIYEKNKSNKEQKKKQKIIQVKEIKFRPSIDESDYKVKLRNLIRFLEDGDKVKITLRFRGREISHQKIGLEVINRVRDDLSDIALVESLPSKIEGRQITMVLAPKKNNKLN from the coding sequence ATTAGAGGAATAATAGTGCGGTCAATTAATAGAATTAACTTAGAAATATTAGCTCACAAGGTGAGATTAACAGGGATAAATGGTGAATCAATTGGTATTTTTACCCTAAAAAAAGCACTTGAAAAAGCTGAAGAAGCAGGTGTTGATTTAGTAGAAATTAGTCCTAATGCCGAACCTCCTGTTTGTAAAATCATGGATTATGGTAAATTTATCTATGAGAAAAATAAATCAAATAAAGAACAAAAGAAAAAACAAAAAATTATTCAGGTGAAGGAAATTAAATTTCGGCCTAGTATTGATGAAAGTGACTATAAAGTAAAACTGAGGAATTTAATTAGATTTTTAGAAGATGGCGATAAAGTAAAAATTACCCTACGGTTCCGTGGACGTGAAATTTCGCACCAAAAAATTGGTCTTGAAGTTATTAATCGTGTTCGTGATGATTTAAGTGACATAGCTTTAGTTGAATCATTACCAAGTAAAATAGAAGGACGTCAAATAACTATGGTGCTGGCACCAAAAAAAAACAATAAATTAAACTAG
- the rpmI gene encoding 50S ribosomal protein L35, translating to MPKLKSIRGAAKRFKKISTGGFKHKQAYLRHLLTKKSTDRKRNLRIKSLVSKGDKHLVIRYLPYA from the coding sequence ATGCCAAAACTAAAAAGTATACGTGGAGCAGCTAAGCGTTTTAAGAAAATATCAACTGGTGGTTTTAAACATAAACAAGCTTACCTACGTCATCTTTTAACTAAAAAATCAACAGATCGTAAGCGTAACTTACGTATTAAATCTTTAGTGTCTAAAGGAGATAAACATTTAGTAATCCGCTATCTACCATATGCGTAA
- the dnaQ gene encoding DNA polymerase III subunit epsilon — protein METKIKRQVVLDTETTGMNKLGKPDEGHRIIEIGAVEIINRRITGNYFHVYLNPERLIDKEAFAIHGISNIFLQDKPTFAEIADKFIKFISGSELIIHNAKFDISFIDNELIRLKSGMNNLNYYCKVTDSLLLARKIFPGKRNSLDALCDRYLINKSNRIKHGALLDAEILAEIFLRMTGGQMSINFNFEQNNKKINIKNINDQLLLKIIKANEQELIEHYSILKLIKKHSNKCLWII, from the coding sequence ATGGAAACTAAAATTAAACGACAAGTTGTTTTAGATACTGAAACTACTGGAATGAATAAGCTAGGAAAACCTGATGAAGGACACAGAATTATTGAAATTGGTGCCGTAGAAATTATTAATAGACGTATTACTGGTAATTATTTTCATGTTTATCTAAACCCAGAAAGATTAATAGATAAAGAAGCTTTTGCTATTCACGGGATTAGTAATATCTTTTTACAAGATAAACCTACCTTTGCAGAAATAGCAGATAAATTTATTAAATTTATTTCCGGTAGCGAATTAATTATTCATAATGCAAAATTTGATATTAGCTTTATAGATAATGAGCTAATAAGACTAAAAAGTGGTATGAATAATCTTAATTATTATTGCAAAGTTACTGATAGTCTACTACTTGCACGAAAAATTTTTCCTGGAAAACGTAATAGCCTTGATGCTTTATGTGATCGTTATTTAATAAATAAAAGTAACAGGATTAAACATGGCGCACTATTAGATGCGGAAATTTTAGCAGAAATTTTTCTGAGAATGACAGGTGGTCAAATGTCAATTAATTTTAATTTTGAGCAAAACAATAAAAAAATCAACATAAAAAATATTAATGATCAATTATTATTAAAAATAATTAAAGCTAATGAGCAAGAACTTATTGAACATTATTCGATATTAAAATTAATAAAAAAGCATAGTAATAAATGTTTATGGATAATTTAA
- the rnhA gene encoding ribonuclease HI, whose product MHNKVEIFTDGSCLSNPGPGGYGVILRYKNYEKECSAGFRLTTNNRMELMAIIVALELLRYPCEVLIYLDSQYVHQGMMQWIYNWKKDNWKNTKKNIKNCDLWQRFDIASQSHIINSFWLKSHTGHPENERCDYMARAAAKKPYLEDVGYKTTIITTIR is encoded by the coding sequence ATGCATAATAAGGTAGAGATTTTTACCGATGGTTCATGTCTTAGTAATCCTGGTCCTGGTGGATATGGCGTGATATTACGTTATAAAAATTATGAAAAAGAATGCAGCGCTGGTTTCAGGTTAACAACTAATAATCGTATGGAACTAATGGCAATAATTGTAGCATTAGAGTTATTAAGATACCCTTGTGAGGTATTAATCTACCTAGATAGTCAGTATGTTCATCAAGGTATGATGCAATGGATATATAATTGGAAAAAAGATAATTGGAAGAATACTAAAAAAAATATAAAAAATTGTGATTTATGGCAAAGATTTGATATAGCAAGTCAATCACATATAATAAATTCTTTTTGGTTAAAAAGTCATACTGGTCATCCAGAAAATGAACGTTGTGATTACATGGCTCGTGCAGCAGCAAAAAAACCATATTTAGAAGATGTTGGGTATAAAACTACTATAATAACAACTATAAGATGA